A stretch of the Gemmatimonadota bacterium genome encodes the following:
- a CDS encoding class II aldolase/adducin family protein: MDFSFAGQWDADRLSWFVSGLRDEMVRRGHRHLEDPDQAALVVNCFPKEEPRAFRRRGQAVFVVSVTEFAPGEKSVLQAIPEGYPLLVRSLANLLIGITGPDASHPDAHFITPEQGYYQVRGNSNRAAFFEQVYSRVEPLATSHLVIDNVFDPDLPKELWEGDEITESIRRAGTRLDALDLLPAPFPIEAILSERDRKHLKRLYGIGGLSYGNISARFDETRFWMSASGVDKSDLREIGRDILMVKDYDAERRAMILSVPPHVEPRRVSVDAIEHWMIYREHPDVGAILHVHGWMEGVPSTEFNFPCGTYELGQAVADIVRQHPDPSRAIVGLRNHGLTITGPSLDEIFDRIEGRILNVVPMS; this comes from the coding sequence ATGGACTTTTCTTTCGCCGGGCAGTGGGATGCGGACCGGCTCTCCTGGTTCGTTTCAGGACTTCGTGATGAAATGGTCCGCCGCGGCCATCGTCACCTGGAAGACCCCGATCAGGCCGCACTCGTCGTCAATTGTTTCCCAAAGGAGGAGCCGCGCGCCTTCCGGCGCCGGGGCCAAGCCGTCTTCGTCGTCTCGGTGACCGAGTTCGCGCCGGGCGAAAAGTCGGTGCTCCAGGCGATTCCCGAGGGATATCCCCTCCTGGTGCGCTCCCTCGCCAACCTCCTCATCGGGATCACCGGCCCGGACGCTTCTCATCCGGACGCCCACTTTATTACGCCCGAACAGGGGTATTATCAGGTTCGCGGGAACTCGAACCGCGCGGCCTTTTTCGAGCAGGTTTATTCCCGCGTGGAGCCGCTCGCGACCTCCCACCTCGTGATAGACAACGTCTTTGATCCGGACCTTCCGAAGGAACTCTGGGAAGGAGACGAGATCACGGAGTCCATTCGCCGCGCGGGGACACGCCTCGATGCGCTCGATCTCCTCCCGGCCCCCTTTCCGATCGAGGCAATCCTCTCCGAGCGAGACCGAAAGCATCTGAAGCGGCTTTACGGGATCGGCGGACTCTCTTACGGCAACATTTCCGCCCGCTTCGACGAGACACGCTTCTGGATGAGCGCCTCGGGGGTGGACAAGTCGGACCTGCGGGAGATCGGGCGGGACATCCTGATGGTGAAGGACTACGACGCCGAGCGGCGGGCGATGATCCTTTCGGTCCCCCCGCACGTGGAGCCACGCCGGGTCTCGGTGGACGCGATCGAACACTGGATGATCTACCGCGAGCACCCCGACGTGGGGGCGATCCTCCATGTGCATGGATGGATGGAGGGAGTGCCTTCCACCGAATTCAATTTCCCGTGCGGGACATACGAGCTCGGCCAGGCGGTCGCGGACATCGTCCGGCAGCACCCGGATCCGTCCCGCGCGATCGTCGGCCTCCGAAACCACGGGCTCACGATCACCGGCCCCTCCCTGGATGAGATTTTCGACCGGATCGAGGGGCGGATCCTGAACGTCGTGCCGATGTCCTGA
- the ychF gene encoding redox-regulated ATPase YchF — MLKVGIVGLPNVGKSSLFNALTAQAAPSENYPFCTVEPNVGMVEVPDSRLDRIFELAGAAARVPTAIQFVDIAGLVKGASEGEGLGNKFLANIREVDAVVHVLRCFDDPDVTHVLGGVDPLRDREIVNAELALSDLEVVERRIEKMIRKAKSGERDAQREFAVLEKVQAALSTGASVRRLEFTPEERPILRSFQLLTSKPVLYLANVAESDLPAGRNQWTKPLEVALAKEEPDAILVPVCSAIEAEVAELEPEDRRGFLSHLGLEEPGLHRLVRAAYQLLGLITFFTAGEKEARAWTVRRGALAPEAAGTIHSDFERGFIRAETIGYEEFVRAGSLKAAREKGLMRSEGKEYEVRDGDIILFRFNV, encoded by the coding sequence ATGCTCAAAGTCGGGATCGTGGGGCTTCCGAACGTCGGGAAGTCCTCGCTCTTCAACGCTCTCACCGCCCAGGCGGCCCCCTCCGAGAACTACCCGTTCTGCACCGTCGAGCCGAACGTGGGGATGGTCGAGGTTCCCGACTCCCGCCTGGATCGGATCTTCGAGCTTGCGGGGGCCGCGGCACGTGTGCCGACGGCGATCCAGTTCGTGGACATCGCCGGCCTCGTGAAGGGCGCCTCGGAGGGCGAAGGGCTCGGAAACAAGTTCCTTGCGAACATTCGCGAAGTCGATGCGGTCGTGCACGTCCTCCGCTGCTTCGACGATCCGGACGTCACGCACGTCCTCGGTGGTGTGGATCCTCTCCGGGACCGGGAGATCGTGAACGCAGAGCTTGCCCTCTCGGACCTCGAAGTTGTCGAGCGACGAATCGAGAAAATGATCCGCAAGGCGAAGTCGGGGGAGCGCGACGCGCAACGGGAGTTCGCGGTCCTGGAAAAGGTGCAAGCGGCCCTTTCTACCGGCGCGTCGGTGCGGCGCCTCGAGTTCACTCCGGAAGAGCGGCCGATCCTCCGCTCCTTCCAGCTCCTCACGTCGAAGCCGGTACTCTACCTGGCGAACGTGGCGGAGTCGGACCTCCCGGCGGGGCGAAACCAGTGGACCAAGCCCCTCGAGGTGGCGCTCGCGAAGGAGGAACCCGACGCGATCCTCGTCCCCGTCTGCTCGGCGATCGAGGCCGAGGTGGCCGAGTTGGAGCCGGAAGACCGGCGGGGATTCCTCTCACATTTGGGGCTCGAGGAGCCGGGGCTCCACCGCCTGGTTCGGGCTGCCTATCAGCTGCTCGGCCTCATCACCTTTTTCACCGCGGGGGAGAAAGAGGCGCGTGCCTGGACCGTGCGGCGGGGGGCACTGGCACCGGAAGCGGCCGGGACCATCCACTCCGACTTTGAGCGCGGCTTCATCCGCGCGGAAACGATCGGCTACGAGGAGTTCGTGCGTGCCGGGTCGCTCAAGGCGGCTCGCGAGAAGGGACTCATGCGTTCCGAGGGGAAAGAGTACGAGGTCCGCGACGGCGACATCATCCTCTTCCGGTTCAATGTATAG
- a CDS encoding PQQ-binding-like beta-propeller repeat protein translates to MGSQARPSSRRFSVLMGFAAIVGGVLVSAVPATGQQGVMMAGEEWTNINGNTASNRYTTLEQINPSNFWQLETAWNWVGEENAGIDLGGGVNARSLPIYVDGKLITTSGPYRTVVALDPATGETLWTFQEPNTFRRDYSMRANHGKGVSYAEVPGRGGVVFISTPGFFLHALDADTGQPLANWGEAVPIEGFPASGSVDLVADLIEGWGPWEAHVREGGEYDAGQGLPLEIGYITSSSPPLVVNNVVIVGNSAEQGYNQSRYEMVPGDILAYDAATGALKWKFHVIPRPGEFGHETWENDAWAWTGDVSSWAPLSADPELGLVYVPTNGATIDYFGGFRPGDNLFSSSLIALNVETGERAWHYQLVHHDIWNYDTPVAPVLLDVTVNGQRIPGIFQASKQSFLYAFNRETGEPIWPIEERPAPQSRVPGEQLAPTQPWPTRPAPYDLLGRQEEDLIDYTPEIRARALDIARRGHYLAPMFNPPAVAGDTLAPGWGRVCGGSTGGVNITGPAAGDPTTGVIFITSHSGCSGAVVVPGVEVDREDATGVTVSAWARGGGMPDRPVEENLDGLPIWKGPQGRISAIDMNTGEYLWVIPNGDAPAAQQEAIRNHPLLQGIEGVEVNRGRGGHSAMLVTPDFLLATGLTSDNTPRLFAIDKRTGERVGQVTTRAQGGYGIMTYMHEGRQYVVLPVPGGYTALALPHEAIQ, encoded by the coding sequence ATGGGCAGTCAGGCGCGACCGAGCTCGCGACGATTCTCGGTCTTGATGGGCTTCGCGGCGATCGTCGGAGGCGTCCTCGTCTCCGCCGTGCCGGCGACGGGCCAGCAGGGCGTGATGATGGCCGGCGAGGAGTGGACCAACATCAACGGCAACACGGCCTCCAACCGATACACGACCCTCGAGCAGATCAACCCGTCGAACTTCTGGCAGCTGGAGACGGCATGGAACTGGGTCGGCGAAGAGAACGCGGGGATCGACCTGGGAGGGGGGGTGAATGCGCGCTCCCTTCCGATTTACGTGGACGGCAAGCTGATCACCACGAGTGGCCCCTACCGGACCGTCGTCGCCCTTGACCCGGCCACGGGTGAGACGCTCTGGACCTTCCAGGAGCCGAACACCTTCCGGCGTGACTACTCGATGAGGGCGAATCACGGGAAAGGCGTCTCCTACGCCGAGGTTCCCGGCCGCGGGGGAGTGGTCTTCATCTCAACGCCGGGCTTCTTCCTCCATGCGCTCGACGCCGATACCGGGCAGCCGCTCGCGAATTGGGGAGAAGCGGTGCCGATCGAGGGCTTCCCCGCGTCGGGAAGCGTGGACCTCGTGGCGGACCTCATCGAAGGGTGGGGCCCCTGGGAGGCGCATGTGCGTGAGGGTGGGGAATACGATGCGGGTCAGGGGCTCCCGCTGGAGATCGGCTACATCACCAGCTCCTCTCCGCCCCTCGTGGTCAACAACGTCGTGATCGTCGGAAACTCCGCCGAGCAGGGCTACAATCAGTCGCGCTACGAGATGGTCCCGGGCGACATTCTCGCCTACGACGCCGCGACCGGCGCCCTCAAGTGGAAGTTCCATGTGATTCCGCGGCCGGGCGAATTCGGCCACGAGACGTGGGAGAACGACGCGTGGGCCTGGACGGGGGACGTCTCCTCCTGGGCACCGCTTTCGGCCGACCCGGAGTTGGGGCTCGTCTATGTCCCGACGAATGGCGCCACGATCGACTACTTCGGTGGATTCCGCCCCGGCGACAATCTCTTCAGCTCAAGCTTGATCGCGCTGAACGTTGAGACCGGCGAGCGGGCCTGGCACTACCAGCTGGTCCACCACGACATCTGGAATTACGACACCCCCGTGGCGCCCGTTCTTTTGGACGTGACAGTGAACGGCCAGCGCATCCCGGGGATCTTCCAGGCATCGAAGCAGTCGTTCCTATATGCGTTTAACCGGGAGACGGGTGAGCCGATCTGGCCGATCGAGGAGCGGCCCGCGCCGCAGTCTCGGGTTCCGGGAGAGCAGCTCGCTCCGACACAGCCCTGGCCCACCCGGCCGGCCCCCTACGATCTGCTTGGTCGCCAGGAGGAAGACCTCATCGACTACACGCCCGAGATTCGTGCCCGCGCTCTGGACATCGCACGCCGCGGACACTACCTGGCGCCGATGTTCAACCCTCCCGCCGTTGCGGGTGACACGCTCGCGCCGGGTTGGGGCCGAGTTTGCGGCGGATCCACGGGAGGGGTCAACATCACCGGGCCGGCTGCGGGTGACCCGACCACGGGTGTCATCTTCATCACCTCGCACAGCGGATGCTCAGGGGCTGTCGTGGTACCGGGGGTGGAGGTTGACCGGGAGGACGCGACCGGGGTGACGGTGTCCGCCTGGGCCAGGGGCGGCGGCATGCCGGACCGGCCGGTGGAGGAAAACCTCGACGGGCTCCCGATCTGGAAGGGTCCGCAGGGGAGGATCAGCGCGATCGACATGAACACCGGCGAGTACCTTTGGGTGATTCCGAACGGCGACGCTCCCGCGGCACAGCAAGAGGCCATCCGGAACCACCCGCTCCTTCAGGGCATCGAGGGGGTGGAGGTGAACCGCGGTCGCGGGGGACATTCGGCCATGCTGGTCACCCCCGACTTCCTGCTCGCGACCGGACTGACGAGCGACAACACGCCCCGGCTGTTCGCGATCGACAAGCGCACCGGCGAACGAGTCGGCCAGGTGACGACGCGCGCGCAGGGTGGTTATGGAATCATGACCTACATGCACGAGGGACGGCAGTACGTCGTGCTCCCCGTTCCGGGTGGATACACGGCCTTGGCGCTGCCACACGAAGCGATCCAGTAA